One stretch of Muribaculum intestinale DNA includes these proteins:
- a CDS encoding family 6 glucosyltransferase, producing MKIAILYICTGKYNQFFNDFYSSCESKFLKGRADKEYFVFTDDLSISNQKNVHLIERQCMGFPLDSLLRFEIFMTIKDKLLKFDYIFFFNSNALFVDSVGIELLPSNSEKLVGAEWPGKRKPFKHPMFYPYERNKNSAAYIAPYEKQPYLYYMGGLNGGEAKAYLNMISTLAQNIRRDYDAGIIARVHDESHINKYFRAHPCKILSPEYCMPEEWITPEFTPKIIFRDKVKIDQYFNKGRSSSYGSKIKKSALIIKDALIWYLK from the coding sequence ATGAAAATAGCAATTTTGTACATCTGTACCGGAAAATATAATCAGTTCTTTAATGATTTTTATTCATCATGTGAATCTAAATTCTTAAAAGGACGTGCAGATAAGGAGTATTTTGTATTTACTGATGATTTATCGATTTCAAATCAAAAGAATGTACATCTTATAGAACGGCAATGTATGGGGTTTCCTTTGGATTCACTCTTGCGGTTCGAAATATTTATGACAATCAAAGACAAACTTCTAAAGTTTGACTATATTTTCTTTTTTAATAGTAATGCTTTGTTTGTTGACTCTGTAGGAATTGAACTACTACCCTCTAATTCTGAAAAATTAGTTGGAGCAGAATGGCCAGGCAAACGTAAACCATTTAAGCATCCGATGTTCTATCCATACGAGCGTAATAAGAATTCTGCTGCGTATATTGCTCCATATGAAAAGCAACCATATTTATATTATATGGGAGGACTAAATGGAGGCGAAGCTAAAGCATATCTTAATATGATTTCAACGCTTGCCCAAAATATAAGGAGAGATTATGATGCAGGAATAATAGCTCGTGTTCATGATGAGTCTCATATAAATAAATATTTTCGAGCCCATCCATGTAAAATCCTATCCCCCGAATATTGTATGCCGGAGGAATGGATAACTCCCGAATTCACACCTAAAATTATATTTAGAGATAAGGTGAAAATTGATCAATATTTCAATAAAGGCCGGTCATCATCATATGGGTCTAAGATAAAAAAAAGTGCGTTAATAATTAAAGATGCTCTTATTTGGTATTTAAAATGA